A window from Dioscorea cayenensis subsp. rotundata cultivar TDr96_F1 chromosome 10, TDr96_F1_v2_PseudoChromosome.rev07_lg8_w22 25.fasta, whole genome shotgun sequence encodes these proteins:
- the LOC120270019 gene encoding S-adenosyl-L-methionine:benzoic acid/salicylic acid carboxyl methyltransferase 3-like translates to MACREAQGTKNEWQTAYHSISNLCLFLSLSLPFLPFPLYFFPFLLFLIFPKTLPPHQDSTHTIFVKRITLKIIHNISKTNMQVEQFFHTNVGNDDMSYSKNSTIQSLIQSVTKSERERAVIEAFKNTSCPKIMSIADLGCSSGHNALLVVSDAIDAVELVCKELNQKPLPEIHVMLNDLPRNDFNTLIGSFEDFKKNHACFISVAPGSFYGRLFPSQTLHFVHSSTCLHWLSQVPVELQNGTKLGLNKGNIYISKTSPPFVLEAFTKQFERDFSQFLKCRAEEVIHGGCMVFTLVARKGEDPSVEGIYLQWELLAQALMDMVSQGIVEMEKIDTFNLPFYTPTLEEVKNAIRREGSFAIKSIQMFDVGWGEARDQACEHDDKVEDNATTAQRMAKSMRASSESLFVSHFGAELMDELFERYSNFMEGYFSKYPDGALTNICASVQRINVL, encoded by the exons ATGGCATGTCGTGAAGCACAAGGTACTAAGAATGAGTGGCAGACAGCCTATCATTCAATTTCTAATCTCtgtctttttctctctctctctcttccctttctcCCTTTTCCTCTCTactttttcccttttctcttaTTCCTTATCTTCCCCAAAACCCTACCGCCACATCAAGACTCTACACACACCATATTTGTGAAAAGAATAACACTCAAAATTATACACAACATATCAAAGACCAATATGCAAGTTGAGCAATTTTTTCACACGAATGTTGGCAACGATGACATGAGCTACTCCAAAAACTCCACAATCCAA AGTTTGATACAATCAGTGACCAAGTCAGAGAGGGAAAGAGCAGTGATAGAAGCGTTCAAGAACACATCCTGTCCTAAGATCATGAGTATTGCGGACTTAGGTTGTTCTTCAGGACATAATGCCTTACTTGTGGTCTCTGATGCCATTGATGCAGTGGAGTTAGTGTGCAAGGAGCTCAACCAGAAGCCATTGCCAGAGATTCATGTAATGTTGAATGACCTACCAAGGAATGATTTCAATACACTCATTGGATCATTTGAAGATTTCAAAAAGAATCACGCCTGTTTCATCTCAGTGGCTCCTGGTTCATTCTACGGCCGTTTGTTTCCCAGCCAGACATTGCATTTTGTTCACTCTTCCACGTGCCTCCACTGGCTTTCTCAg GTTCCTGTGGAGCTTCAAAACGGAACCAAGTTGGGGCTAAACAAAGGAAATATATACATCTCTAAAACAAGTCCTCCTTTTGTATTAGAGGCATTCACCAAGCAGTTCGAGAGAGATTTCTCACAGTTTCTCAAGTGCCGAGCTGAAGAAGTCATTCACGGTGGTTGCATGGTGTTTACACTGGTTGCAAGGAAAGGTGAAGATCCATCTGTTGAAGGTATTTACCTCCAATGGGAACTCTTGGCACAGGCACTCATGGACATGGTCtctcag GGTATTGTGGAGATGGAGAAAATAGATACCTTTAATCTGCCATTCTACACACCTACTTTAGAGGAAGTGAAGAATGCTATCAGAAGAGAAGGATCGTTTGCCATCAAAAGCATTCAGATGTTTGATGTTGGGTGGGGTGAAGCAAGAGATCAAGCTTGTGAACATGATGATAAGGTTGAAGATAATGCAACCACTGCTCAAAGAATGGCCAAGAGCATGAGGGCAAGCTCCGAATCATTGTTTGTAAGTCACTTTGGAGCGGAACTAATGGATGAATTGTTTGAGAGGTATAGTAACTTCATGGAAGGGTATTTCTCTAAGTATCCTGACGGTGCGCTTACCAACATTTGTGCATCTGTTCAGAGGATTAATGTACTGTAG